A section of the Patescibacteria group bacterium genome encodes:
- a CDS encoding vitamin B12-dependent ribonucleotide reductase — MDQSISRGQEKQFFSVTDSLAAKEVPERVWQYLATVKNIKKRNGDVQDFNPDKLTKSIWYSFTDAGMKDAALARKVASQVLSRLAYQFNGHTTPTSDEVREIVQVTLIDHNLTHVAKCFIAYRQKKGQSLEKVPVYGPGIRFTRFFTVPGVHPYDAIEWERRDARITNDKGEVVFEQKDVEVPKAWSQTATNIVVSKYFRGQIGKPDRELSLKQMIDRVTKTITDWGRCGGYFETQEDAQAFEDELCYILANQYAAFNSPVWFNVGISERPQTSACFINSVQDDMRSILNLAMTEGMLFKYGSGTGSNLSSLRSSKEFLGSSSGKSSGPVSFMKGFDAFAGVIKSGGKTRRAAKMVILNIDHPDIVEFINCKSSEEKKAWALIDAGYDGSFDGEAYNSIFFQNANNSVRVNDDFMHAVEADEEWATKKVTTGETLEKFRAKDLMKQISKAAWICGDPGLQFDTTVNRWHTCPVSGRINASNPCSEYMFLDDSACNLASINLMKCRREDGEFDTQQFIHTARTLVTAQEIVIDNSSYPTPAIEQNARDFRPLGLGYANLGALLMSRGLAYDGDEGRNFAAGVTSLMTATAYDQSARLAERLGTFRCYPENEESFLRVIEMHRDASQRIEPAGAPPLLLETANRMWDEALAHGQESGYKNAQVTVLAPTGTIGFLMDCDTTGIEPDIALVKYKWLVGGGLIKMINHTVPEALADLGYPAEQVKLILEYIDANDTIEGAPNLKEEHLKVFDCAFKPQNGKRSIHYIGHVKMMSAVQPFLSGAISKTVNMPEDATEDEIAETYMLAWRSGLKAIAIYRNNSKRTQPLTTSKDGKDVKPAKAAEARAEEYKPRRRRMPDERRSITHKFSVANHEGYITVGMFDNGEPGEIFITMSKTGSVISGLMDAFATSVSIGMQYGVPLRVLVNKFAHMRFEPSGVTNNPNIRIAKSIIDYIFRWLSMKFLPAEEQAMIGINAPQELPQQIETQTPSEKVEEIDLKKQKLPLGRQLGQDDTVTFDMQADAPVCDTCGSMMVRNGACYKCLNCGGTSGCS; from the coding sequence ATGGACCAATCAATTTCGCGCGGCCAAGAAAAACAATTTTTTTCCGTCACGGATTCACTTGCGGCCAAGGAGGTGCCGGAGCGGGTTTGGCAGTATTTGGCCACGGTAAAAAATATAAAGAAAAGAAACGGGGACGTGCAGGATTTCAACCCGGATAAGCTCACCAAATCTATTTGGTACAGCTTTACGGACGCGGGGATGAAGGATGCGGCTCTGGCGCGCAAGGTCGCGAGCCAGGTCTTGAGCCGGCTGGCGTATCAATTCAACGGGCACACCACCCCGACGTCCGATGAGGTGCGTGAAATTGTTCAGGTAACGCTGATTGACCATAATCTGACGCACGTGGCCAAGTGTTTTATTGCTTACCGCCAGAAAAAAGGCCAGAGCCTGGAGAAGGTTCCGGTTTACGGTCCGGGCATCCGGTTCACGCGGTTTTTTACAGTTCCGGGAGTACATCCATATGATGCGATTGAGTGGGAGCGGCGTGACGCCCGCATCACGAACGACAAGGGCGAGGTGGTTTTTGAGCAAAAGGATGTTGAGGTTCCCAAAGCCTGGTCGCAAACCGCGACAAATATTGTTGTTTCCAAATATTTTCGCGGCCAGATTGGCAAACCGGATCGGGAGTTGAGCCTGAAGCAGATGATTGACCGGGTTACAAAAACGATTACCGACTGGGGGCGCTGCGGTGGATATTTTGAAACCCAGGAAGACGCGCAGGCGTTTGAAGACGAGCTATGTTATATTCTCGCGAATCAATACGCGGCGTTCAATAGCCCAGTCTGGTTTAATGTGGGTATCAGCGAGCGGCCGCAGACATCGGCATGCTTTATTAATTCGGTGCAGGATGACATGCGTTCGATTCTGAACCTCGCGATGACCGAGGGCATGCTTTTTAAATACGGTTCCGGAACGGGCAGCAATCTTTCATCACTTCGTTCTTCAAAAGAGTTTCTGGGTTCCTCGTCGGGCAAGTCTTCGGGGCCGGTTTCTTTCATGAAGGGCTTTGACGCTTTTGCCGGGGTTATCAAGTCCGGCGGCAAGACGCGGCGCGCGGCCAAGATGGTAATTTTAAATATTGACCATCCGGATATTGTTGAATTTATAAACTGCAAATCCAGCGAAGAGAAAAAAGCATGGGCGTTAATTGACGCGGGGTATGACGGATCATTTGACGGCGAGGCGTATAATTCAATATTTTTTCAAAATGCAAATAACAGCGTGCGCGTGAACGACGATTTCATGCACGCGGTTGAGGCGGATGAAGAGTGGGCGACAAAAAAAGTGACCACCGGCGAGACACTTGAAAAATTTCGCGCCAAGGATTTGATGAAGCAGATTTCCAAGGCGGCGTGGATTTGCGGCGATCCGGGCCTGCAGTTCGACACGACCGTGAACCGCTGGCACACCTGTCCGGTGTCGGGCCGCATTAATGCCTCCAATCCCTGCTCGGAATATATGTTTCTGGATGATTCGGCGTGCAATCTCGCTTCAATCAATTTGATGAAATGCCGTCGTGAAGACGGTGAGTTTGATACGCAACAATTTATCCATACCGCTCGGACCTTGGTCACGGCGCAGGAGATTGTGATTGACAATTCTTCCTATCCTACGCCGGCGATCGAGCAGAACGCGCGGGATTTTCGTCCGCTCGGGCTGGGGTATGCCAATCTCGGCGCGCTTCTTATGTCGCGCGGCCTGGCTTATGACGGTGATGAAGGACGAAATTTCGCGGCCGGAGTGACATCTCTTATGACCGCGACGGCTTATGACCAGTCGGCCCGCCTGGCGGAACGCCTGGGCACCTTCCGTTGTTATCCGGAAAATGAAGAATCGTTTTTGCGTGTGATTGAAATGCATCGTGATGCGAGCCAGCGGATCGAACCGGCGGGCGCGCCGCCGCTTCTTCTGGAAACAGCAAACCGCATGTGGGATGAGGCTTTGGCGCACGGCCAAGAGAGCGGGTACAAGAACGCGCAGGTGACGGTTCTTGCGCCGACCGGAACGATCGGATTCTTGATGGATTGCGATACCACGGGCATTGAGCCGGATATCGCGCTTGTAAAATATAAATGGCTGGTCGGCGGCGGCTTAATTAAAATGATTAATCACACCGTGCCTGAAGCGCTTGCCGATCTGGGATATCCGGCCGAACAGGTAAAGTTGATCCTGGAATACATTGACGCGAACGATACGATTGAGGGCGCGCCGAATCTCAAAGAAGAGCATCTCAAGGTTTTTGACTGCGCTTTTAAACCGCAGAACGGCAAGCGAAGTATCCATTACATCGGACACGTGAAAATGATGTCCGCGGTCCAGCCGTTTCTTTCGGGTGCGATTTCCAAAACCGTAAACATGCCGGAGGATGCGACCGAAGATGAAATCGCGGAAACTTATATGCTGGCCTGGCGTTCTGGTCTTAAGGCAATCGCGATCTACCGCAACAATTCAAAACGCACCCAGCCGCTCACTACTTCGAAAGACGGCAAGGATGTGAAACCGGCAAAAGCGGCCGAGGCAAGAGCCGAAGAGTACAAGCCGCGCCGCCGCCGTATGCCGGATGAGCGCCGTTCTATCACCCATAAATTCTCGGTAGCCAATCACGAGGGTTATATTACGGTCGGTATGTTTGACAACGGCGAACCAGGAGAGATTTTTATCACCATGAGCAAGACGGGCAGCGTGATCTCCGGACTCATGGACGCATTTGCCACGTCAGTTTCAATTGGCATGCAGTACGGAGTGCCGCTCCGCGTGCTGGTGAATAAATTCGCGCACATGCGGTTTGAGCCGTCGGGTGTGACTAACAATCCGAATATCCGTATCGCGAAATCAATTATTGATTATATTTTCCGCTGGTTGTCTATGAAATTTTTGCCGGCCGAAGAGCAGGCAATGATCGGCATCAACGCGCCGCAGGAACTGCCCCAGCAGATAGAGACGCAGACGCCCTCGGAAAAGGTTGAAGAGATTGATTTGAAAAAACAAAAATTACCGCTCGGCCGCCAGCTCGGACAGGATGACACAGTGACTTTTGACATGCAAGCCGACGCGCCGGTTTGCGATACCTGCGGCAGCATGATGGTGAGAAACGGCGCGTGCTATAAATGTTTGAACTGCGGAGGAACGAGCGGCTGCTCCTGA
- a CDS encoding class I SAM-dependent methyltransferase — translation MVYLVVELFFLSLGLFWTMVVFISNFMSAPWVPLTTAKVRRMLEIAEVKPNEVVMDLGSGDARVLIEAAKKFQARGVGIELNPFLAWLSRLDLWIRGLGGRVKIKRGNMYKADFGQADVITAYLMPKAMVRLEEKIEKEVKPGARVVCCAFPLLRRSAVRKERVGAGCFYLYKF, via the coding sequence ATGGTATATTTGGTTGTTGAATTATTCTTTCTTTCACTGGGTCTGTTTTGGACCATGGTTGTGTTTATTTCAAATTTTATGAGCGCGCCGTGGGTGCCGCTTACGACAGCTAAAGTTCGACGTATGCTTGAGATTGCCGAGGTCAAGCCCAATGAGGTGGTAATGGATTTGGGTTCGGGCGATGCCCGGGTTTTGATTGAAGCAGCTAAAAAATTTCAGGCCCGGGGCGTGGGCATTGAACTAAACCCGTTTCTGGCCTGGTTGTCTCGGCTGGATTTGTGGATCAGGGGATTGGGAGGCCGTGTCAAAATCAAGCGCGGTAACATGTATAAAGCTGATTTTGGCCAAGCCGATGTGATTACCGCCTACCTTATGCCCAAGGCCATGGTTCGACTCGAAGAAAAGATTGAAAAAGAGGTTAAGCCTGGGGCGAGGGTGGTTTGTTGCGCCTTTCCGCTTCTCAGGCGGTCGGCGGTCCGGAAAGAGCGGGTTGGGGCGGGGTGCTTTTATCTGTATAAATTTTAG
- a CDS encoding DUF2207 domain-containing protein produces the protein MKKVLAIAFLVILTGAFWFSPVSAQAEQIDLFQTVLQVNEDGSLTVAERIDYNFGELERHGIYRTIPYKYTRDASNYKLRIEVLSVADEAGQPYAYEMSRSFGKLEIKIGDANTLITGMHTYIIQYKVLRGLNYFDDHDELYWNTSGNEWEVPIISHEAEVILPEGAVNENAIAKCFTGAYASTEEACTIESTDRGFYYRASRGFAAYEGMTIVAGWDKGVVAKPSLMQNIFWFFQDNWGGVLPLITIAAMFALWWKRGKDEPGRGTIIPEYEAPDGLLPAELGTAVDTRADMKDLSATMIDLARRGFMKIKYIEEKQFIGKSIDYELVRLNPGKAPESKFEQDYLAAVFGTKDAVRTSALKNKFYKSLPELTKVLYAKMMEKKYFTHRSDSVKAAYISVGIAIATIGGFAAFSSGSAANGVGAIISGIIVMFFSRFMVKRTRDGSIVKERILGFKDFLKVTETDRLKFHNAPAKKPEQFEEFLAYAMVLGVEKEWAGQFKDIYTTAPDWYEGQPGMFNTLLFVSTLNSFESSTRSTMASRPSSAGSGGSGFSGGGSGGGFGGGGGGSW, from the coding sequence ATGAAAAAAGTATTAGCAATTGCATTTTTAGTGATCTTGACCGGCGCGTTTTGGTTTAGCCCAGTGTCGGCGCAGGCTGAGCAGATCGATTTGTTTCAGACCGTATTGCAGGTGAATGAGGACGGGTCGCTGACCGTGGCCGAGCGGATTGATTATAATTTTGGCGAGCTGGAGCGGCACGGTATTTATCGGACGATTCCGTACAAATACACGCGCGATGCGAGTAATTATAAATTGCGCATTGAAGTTTTAAGCGTGGCGGATGAGGCGGGTCAGCCCTATGCATACGAGATGAGCCGGTCGTTCGGCAAACTGGAAATCAAAATTGGCGACGCGAACACCCTCATAACCGGCATGCACACTTATATAATCCAATATAAGGTTTTGCGCGGGCTGAATTATTTTGATGATCACGACGAATTGTACTGGAATACGAGCGGAAACGAATGGGAAGTGCCAATTATATCGCATGAGGCCGAGGTGATTTTACCCGAAGGCGCGGTGAACGAGAACGCGATTGCCAAGTGTTTTACCGGCGCCTACGCGAGCACGGAGGAGGCGTGTACTATTGAATCCACGGACCGGGGTTTTTATTATCGTGCCAGCCGGGGGTTCGCGGCTTACGAAGGCATGACAATCGTGGCGGGCTGGGATAAGGGAGTTGTGGCCAAACCGAGTTTGATGCAAAATATATTCTGGTTTTTTCAGGATAACTGGGGCGGAGTTTTGCCGCTTATTACAATCGCCGCAATGTTCGCGCTCTGGTGGAAGCGCGGCAAGGATGAGCCGGGCCGGGGGACCATAATCCCGGAGTATGAGGCGCCGGACGGGCTTTTGCCGGCCGAACTAGGCACGGCAGTGGATACGCGCGCAGACATGAAGGATTTAAGCGCCACCATGATTGATCTGGCGCGGCGCGGGTTTATGAAAATAAAATACATTGAAGAAAAGCAGTTCATCGGCAAATCAATTGATTATGAGCTCGTCCGCCTGAACCCGGGCAAGGCGCCGGAAAGCAAATTTGAGCAGGATTATCTGGCCGCGGTTTTTGGCACAAAGGACGCGGTGCGCACTTCGGCGCTCAAGAATAAATTTTATAAAAGCCTGCCCGAACTGACCAAGGTTTTGTACGCCAAGATGATGGAAAAGAAATACTTTACCCACCGATCGGACTCGGTTAAGGCGGCTTATATTTCGGTCGGTATTGCCATTGCGACCATTGGCGGATTCGCGGCGTTTTCCAGCGGCTCGGCGGCCAACGGGGTCGGCGCGATTATCTCGGGAATTATTGTGATGTTTTTTTCGCGCTTCATGGTCAAGCGCACGCGCGATGGCAGCATCGTGAAGGAGCGAATTTTGGGGTTCAAGGACTTTCTCAAGGTGACGGAAACCGACCGCTTAAAGTTTCATAATGCCCCGGCAAAGAAACCGGAGCAATTTGAAGAATTTTTGGCATACGCCATGGTATTGGGCGTGGAAAAGGAATGGGCCGGGCAGTTTAAGGATATTTACACGACGGCGCCGGACTGGTATGAGGGCCAGCCGGGCATGTTCAATACTCTCTTGTTTGTGAGTACGCTGAATTCATTTGAAAGTTCAACGCGGAGCACTATGGCTTCGCGTCCGTCCTCGGCCGGGAGCGGGGGGAGCGGGTTTTCCGGCGGCGGTTCGGGTGGGGGATTTGGCGGCGGAGGCGGCGGAAGCTGGTAA
- a CDS encoding epoxyqueuosine reductase QueH, with amino-acid sequence MDETKSKLLLHTCCGVCGAWVPEMLAVEYAVTIFYFNPNIYPTDEYERRRDAAKATAERLGIEFIEGEYDHNAWLEAVRGLETESEGGKRCAVCFDYRLGETARYSREHGFDFFATTLTIGRNKRADIINPIGEKRAGEYGVKFLAGDWKKAGGQEETRRRTAEHEIYRQNYCGCEFWKFV; translated from the coding sequence ATGGATGAGACAAAATCAAAATTACTTCTCCACACCTGTTGTGGCGTATGCGGCGCCTGGGTGCCGGAAATGCTCGCGGTCGAGTACGCGGTTACGATTTTTTATTTCAACCCGAATATTTATCCGACAGACGAATATGAACGCCGGCGGGACGCGGCCAAGGCGACGGCCGAACGGCTTGGGATTGAGTTTATTGAAGGAGAATATGATCACAATGCCTGGCTTGAGGCAGTGCGCGGGCTCGAGACCGAGTCCGAGGGCGGCAAGCGCTGCGCCGTCTGCTTTGACTATCGGTTAGGCGAGACGGCGCGTTATTCACGTGAGCATGGGTTTGATTTTTTTGCCACCACGCTCACGATCGGCCGCAATAAACGGGCGGATATAATCAATCCGATTGGCGAGAAACGGGCAGGGGAATATGGCGTCAAATTTTTGGCCGGGGATTGGAAAAAAGCCGGCGGGCAGGAAGAGACGCGGCGGCGCACGGCGGAACATGAAATCTATCGGCAGAATTACTGCGGATGTGAATTTTGGAAATTTGTTTGA
- a CDS encoding C39 family peptidase, which produces MSRIQFFLFLLFFLLVLPIGIDGAQGFLVDIPLYKQEHRLSCEVASLRSALAYKGVNVSESELIKLQPVSGPARYSRGVWGDPSKGYVGNINGSQPRMTGYGIYWEPVAKMANKYRPAIAIRKAKWPDITSNLKAGNAVIVWGNYTQNPRAMIWKTSEGAKVLGFVGEHTYVVTGWEGTAENPTQVNLVDPMRGRIKMSYADFMKNWSYLDHSAVIIN; this is translated from the coding sequence ATGTCTAGAATTCAATTTTTTTTATTTTTATTATTTTTTTTGCTGGTTTTGCCGATTGGAATTGACGGGGCACAGGGATTTTTGGTTGATATTCCGTTGTACAAGCAAGAGCATCGCCTGAGCTGCGAGGTCGCGAGTTTGCGGTCGGCTTTGGCGTATAAGGGCGTGAATGTCAGTGAATCGGAATTGATCAAGCTTCAGCCGGTGAGCGGACCAGCGCGGTACAGCCGGGGCGTGTGGGGCGATCCGAGCAAGGGTTATGTGGGCAACATCAACGGTAGTCAGCCGAGAATGACGGGATATGGCATCTATTGGGAGCCGGTCGCGAAAATGGCAAATAAATACCGTCCGGCAATAGCCATCCGCAAGGCAAAATGGCCGGATATTACATCAAATCTCAAGGCCGGGAACGCGGTGATTGTCTGGGGAAATTACACGCAAAATCCGCGCGCCATGATCTGGAAAACCTCGGAGGGCGCGAAGGTGCTCGGATTTGTGGGCGAACATACTTACGTGGTGACGGGCTGGGAAGGGACGGCGGAAAATCCGACGCAAGTTAATCTAGTTGACCCGATGAGGGGCCGCATCAAGATGAGTTACGCGGATTTCATGAAGAACTGGTCGTATCTGGATCACAGCGCGGTTATTATTAATTAA